The DNA region CAACCTGTACGGGCAGAACCCGGGCTCCGCCGGAGGATAGGTCCGCGGCGGCGCGCGTCGCAGCCTTGAGGTCCACGTCCGCGATAACTACCGGGAAACCCGCACAGGTTAGCCGGCTGGCTATCGCGAAACCGATCCCGCTCGCCCCTCCGGTGACGATCGCCGCTCCCCTCACTACACCCACCTCCCGAGTTGACTAGAGGACCAGGTTTACCGGGTTCTCGAGGTATCGCCGTAGAGTAGCCATGAACCTGGCTCCCTGAGCTCCGTCCACGACCCTGTGGTCGCAGGATAGGGTGAGAGACGCGCGCCAGCCCACGACGAGCGCTCCTGACTTCACGACCGGAACCTGCCGCATCTGCCCCACCGCGAGGATCCCCGCCTCGGGCGGATTGATTATCGCGTGGAAGGAGTCGATGCCGAACATCCCGAGGTTGGATACCGTGAAGGTCCCCAGCGCGAAGTCGCCGGGCATGAGTCTCCCGGCTGCGGCCTTCTCTCTCAGAACACGTGTCTGCCTCGCAACGTCGTTTAGCGACAGCGCGTCGGCATTCTTCACGACCGGGACCACCAACCCATTGGGGGTGTCCATCGCCACCCCGACGTTGACGGCCGCCTGCCTCCTTATGCCTTCGCCGGAGAAAGAAGCGTTCATCTCGGGATGTGCCGCAAGGCTCCGGGCAACGGCCTTCACAATGATATCCGTGTATGAAACCCTGACCCCGCCGGACAGGTCGCTGGCTTTCACGAGGGATTCTCTGAAGTCGGCCAGCCTGTCGGCATCGATGTCAATCGTGAGGTAGAAGTGGGGAACGTTACGGAAACTGTCGGTAACGCGTTCGCCTGTGATGCGTTTAACGGTTGAAAGGGGCACAATCATCTCCTGGCTGTCCGCGCCGGAGGTTGCCATCGCGGCCGAATCCGGCCCCGCACCCCCGGTAAA from Bacillota bacterium includes:
- a CDS encoding 2-oxo acid dehydrogenase subunit E2 — its product is MKKRVVFPQLGLTMSDGTINEWLKNEGDDVQKGEPLFVVETEKAMVEVEATAGGNLAKIITPVGVRVPVGQTVAFIVTEGEVISGEDIAEASNPSPVEAGGAGGSGAPAFGAAEAGPSGDAAVAEGIKASPLAKRLAREHGIDLSTLKGSGPGGRIVKEDVEAAISAKAAVANNNAFTGGAGPDSAAMATSGADSQEMIVPLSTVKRITGERVTDSFRNVPHFYLTIDIDADRLADFRESLVKASDLSGGVRVSYTDIIVKAVARSLAAHPEMNASFSGEGIRRQAAVNVGVAMDTPNGLVVPVVKNADALSLNDVARQTRVLREKAAAGRLMPGDFALGTFTVSNLGMFGIDSFHAIINPPEAGILAVGQMRQVPVVKSGALVVGWRASLTLSCDHRVVDGAQGARFMATLRRYLENPVNLVL